The Triticum urartu cultivar G1812 chromosome 5, Tu2.1, whole genome shotgun sequence genome contains the following window.
GTAGATCAGAAGGATTCAACCTGAAAAAACACAAACGTAGACGAACTACAaccagatccgagcaaatccaccaacGATAGATCtgccggagacacacctccacacgcccaccgaTGATGCTAGACACATCACCAGAACGGGGGCTAGGCGGGGAAGACCTTATTCCATCTTTAGGGAGCCGGCGGCGCCGTAGTCTCGTCTTCCTAAgaaggacacaaaccctaacgaAACTTGAAGAAACATCTAAAACGGAGCCCTCCCGCCGGCAAGGGCCGGGATCCACCACGCCACCATGGTCCTAAGGCCACCAGAGACGAGAtggaccggcggcggcgccgaCGGAAGAAAAAGGAACCCTAAGTTTTTCTTGGGAAGGAGGCTTTTTGTCTGAATACTTTTTATGCAAGTCCACTAATTTTTAACTGGGCTAGTTATAAGTCCACCCTTGATTTGCAGCTAGACTCAATGTTTCTTTTGGTTTCGCAACTGATTCCAACTCTTTTTTGCATAAAGTCCACCCTTAACTTGCAACTGTAATTTTTTTTGCCTCAGTTGCATGTCTACCATCGACTCAAAGTTAGGGGTTGACTTTTCTCGGTTGCAAGTCAACCGTCATCTCATGACTTAGTCTGACCCTTTTTTATCTCAGTCAAGTCAACCATCGACACGCACCTGAGACCGTTTTTTTTATTCTGGTTGTCTACTATAACAAGTTTGGCTCGACCTTCGTGAGGGAGGGCGATGAGGCCGACGCGCCTTCGGCTAACTCCAGTGATTGTAGTCTCCGCTAGGTGGTCTATGAACAGGGTCACATGGATGTAATTTTTGTATTCCTGTGTTCTTTGTACTGCCATAACATTAATATTAATAGATCGAATCTTTTCTCGCAAAAGAAAGGAATAAAACTTATACATGTAAAAACAGGCATAAATTTCACTAAATGGGTAAGCTGACGAAATCCTTATTAAATGGGGTAACTGATGTTTCATGTGTCAAACTACGCGTATGGGTACcctgcaaaataaaataaaaactaCGCGTATACGGGTAAAAAATGAAGTTGACTCGCCACTGCGCCAAGAATTTTTTTTTTGAGGGTACCACTGCGCCAAGATTGAAGTAAACTTTATTCTAGCTCCCTGTGGCGCGGCGCCAGCATTGCGACCAAGTGCTCAGTTCCGTGGGAGGCAAGTAGCATGATCTTTAGAAAATGAAGGTTCCGTGAGTGGCACGAATGCATATGCTCCAAATCGTATCGCTTGAGTGTATTAAACCGTCAGCAGCTCGTTTTATGCTGCTCACTGACTCAGTTTATCAGACCCATTCGTGTCTCGAGGATTCATTCCCGTCAAGAAGTGCATCCGAGTTCCGGGTCAATGGCTGGCCGCCGGCGACGACAGCGCAGCAAGAACAAGCACAAGACAGCGTCGAGGAGCGACATCCCGTCAGGGCCAACGACCGTCCACCAAGTCCCCGACCACCTCCTCGAGCTCGTGCTCCTCCGGGTCGGCTCTTCCGTCGCCCTCGTCCGAGTCGCCTTCACCTGCAAGCGCTGGCGCCGCCTCGTCGCGGACACCGCATTCCTGGCCCGGTTCCGCTCCCTCCACGCAGCCCACGTCGCCGGTCACTACCACGTCGTCGACCGGCCCTACCGCGAGAAGCTGCCGCCCGACGGGAACAACCAGAACCAGGTGTTCGTGCCAGACCCCTCGGCTGCCGACGCCATCGACAGATGCCACTTCTCCCTCGATTTCCTCCCGGAATGCGATGGCTCCTCGTCCTGGGAGCTCGCCGACAGCCGCGGCAGCCTCCTTCTCTTTTACAGGGCGAGAACAAACTGGACGGGGCGGCTTCGCTTCCCGGACCTCGTCGTCTGCGAGCCGCTCTCGCGGCGGTACCAGGGGATCGCCTACCCGCCGGCGATGCGTCTCCACCTGTGCTTCGGCGCGTTCCTGCTCGACGGTGGCGCCGTCGACGAGACGGGTGGCTGCATCGGCATGTCAAACTTCCGGGTGATCGTCGCGGTCTACGAATACGTCGCGCATGCCCGTGCCGCACCCCGGGCCTGCGTGTTCTCCTCGGGCGCCGACGGCGGTTGGAGCTTGAGGCAGCGCGCGgccggcagcggcagcggcggcgtcCCCCTCTCGTGGTTTGGCTTGATCAATTTTGTAGGGCGCACGCGCTGGTCGCTATACTGGACGATGGAGCGCGACGGCGCCGTGCTCTCTCTCGACGAGTCCACCCTGGAGTTCTCGCTCGCCATGTTCCCGGATGCCGTCGTGGGGTGGCGGGACGAGTTGTCCACCTTCTGGGTCATCGGCGGCGAGGACGGCGCGGTGCGCGTCGTCCGCATGATCAACAGAGGCCTCACGGTCTTTGCGCAACTCCAGGGCGGCGGCGAGTGGGTGACGGAGAAGGTCGTGAGGCTGCGGCCGGCCGACATTGTCGCGGCCAACGAGAGGTATGTCCTCTTGACGCCGAGGGGGCAGACCTGCCTTTTCTCCGTCGAGCTCGACACGCTGCAGGCGGAGAGCACGCACGAGAGGAACAGGTGCGCGGGAGCGGCGTACCCGTACGAGCTGCCTTGGCCACCGGTCTTGCAGGCCTGCTGTGCTGCCGATGACACGCGCCGAAGGAGATACCGCTGATGTATTATGAAAATTTGTGCAGTGTACTTTACCAGAGTGTTGGAAACGAGAGTTTTGGAAATGCTTCACGATGTATTGATCGGTGCATAACGCACGTATATATGAAGTACAAAGTAAAAAAAAAGTAATGCTATATAGGTTTAGCGGGGTTTTACATGTAGGTGGGTTTTGATTGAAGATTAAGAAAAAGGGTTCACTGAGAATTAGTGATGTCTCAGTTGACAGGATTAATCATACGATTTGATTGATCTGTATTTGTCTCTGATGTATTCTCGTTGTTCAAAACCTATTGTACCTTCCGCTATATGGGCCGTGGGCTACGGTTTGTggtccttcttatttttttcctgttttatttatttattttcttaatAGATATCCCATGTAAATATCTAgtgttttctttcttcttttttctgtTAGGCTTGTGTGTACAGAAATAAGATACGCGTACTTATCTGGCTTTTTTCCTTCTTTAtcatttattttttattttatcttTTTGTATATGTTTTATTTGTCTGTTTTTACTTCTACTTCTACCtttttctatttttatcattCATCTTTGGAAGATTTAAGTAAGATATATCTTGACACGAATGAACAATTTTTATTCTCACTTTTTGTTGTTGTCTTTTCTAtgttttttttgttttaattttattTTGTCGGAGGGGGTGGCGGGAGAAGGGGCGGCCATTTGCATGTCCGACACTAGGCATGCAACTGCAAGTGTCACCCCCGACCGCAACCTCATCTCTTTTAAAACGACTGTAACTGGACTTTTTTGTTCTGTCGGAGGGGGCGGGTCAGTTGCAAGCCCGACAACAGCCCCGCAACTTCATATCCCCCAACATGGTTGCAACTCAACTTTCGTTTTTTGTAGGGGGCGTCGGGAAAGGGGACATGCCAAGTGCAAGCCCGACAACAGTCTCGTAACTGCAAGTGGCGCACCAGACCGCAACTGCATGTCCCTTAGCATGgttgctgaaggaaatatgccctagatgcaataataaagttgttgtttatatttcctgatatcatgataaatgtttattattcatgctagaattgtattgagcagaaacttagtacatgtgtgaatacataaacaaacaaagtgtccctagtatgcctctatttgattagctcgttaatcaaagatggttaagttttctgaccatagacatgtgttttcatttgatgaacgggatcacatcattagagaacgatgtgatggacaagacccatcctttagcttagcactatgatcgtttagttttattgatattgctttcttcatgacttatacatgttcctctgactatgagattatgcaactcccgaataccggaggaacaccttgtgtgctatcaaacgtcacaacgtaactgggtgattataaagatgctctagaagtgtctccaatggtgtttgttgagttggcatagatcaagattaggatttttcactccgagtatcggagaggtatctctgggccctctcggtaatgcacatcactacaagccttgcaagcaatgtgactaatgagttagttgcgggatgatgcattacggagcgcgtaaaaagacttgccggtaacgagattgaactaggtatgatgataccgacgatcgaatcttgggcaagtaacacaccgatgacaaagggaataacatatgttgttatgcggtttgatcgataaagatcttcgtagaacaagtaggagccaatatgagcatccaggttccactattggttattgaccgaagatgtgtctcggtcatgtctacatagttctcgaacccgtagggtccgcacggttaacgttcgatgacgatttgtattatgagttatgtgatttgatgaccaaagtttgttaggagtcccggatgagatcacggacatgacgaggagtctcgaaatggccgaggggtaaatatcgatatattggaaggttatattcggacaccggaatggttccgaagtgattcgggtatttttcgtagtacgggaaggttaccggaaccccccggggaagtattgggccttcatgggctttagtggaaaggagagaagggccgcAAGGGGTGGCCCCCCATGGaaagtctgaattggactagggagggggcggcgcccccctcttccattctccctctcctcctccttccctctctccccctcttggaaaaggaaggggagtccaactaggattgggaatcctagttggaatccCACTATGGCGCGTGCCCTCCTTGGACggtctcctcctccccctcctttatatacgtgggcaaaGGGGCACCCCAAAGTACAACAGATAATCTCTTAGCCGTGTACGGTGCCCCCCCCTCCACAGttcaacacctcggtcatatcgtcgtagtgcttacgtgaagccctgcaccggtaacttcatcatcaccattgccacgccgtcgtgctgacggaactctccctcgtcctcaactggatcaagagctcgagggacgtcatcgtgctgaacgtgtgctgaacacggaggtgccgtacgttcggtacttggatcggttggatcgtgaagacgttcgactacatcaaccgcgttactaaacgcttccactttcggtctatgagggtacgtagacacactctcccctctcgttgctatgcgtctcctagttagatcttgcttgatcgtaggattttttttgaattactacgttccccaacagtggt
Protein-coding sequences here:
- the LOC125556023 gene encoding uncharacterized protein LOC125556023: MAGRRRRQRSKNKHKTASRSDIPSGPTTVHQVPDHLLELVLLRVGSSVALVRVAFTCKRWRRLVADTAFLARFRSLHAAHVAGHYHVVDRPYREKLPPDGNNQNQVFVPDPSAADAIDRCHFSLDFLPECDGSSSWELADSRGSLLLFYRARTNWTGRLRFPDLVVCEPLSRRYQGIAYPPAMRLHLCFGAFLLDGGAVDETGGCIGMSNFRVIVAVYEYVAHARAAPRACVFSSGADGGWSLRQRAAGSGSGGVPLSWFGLINFVGRTRWSLYWTMERDGAVLSLDESTLEFSLAMFPDAVVGWRDELSTFWVIGGEDGAVRVVRMINRGLTVFAQLQGGGEWVTEKVVRLRPADIVAANERYVLLTPRGQTCLFSVELDTLQAESTHERNRCAGAAYPYELPWPPVLQACCAADDTRRRRYR